The genome window ACCAGATCGGCGCTTCCTGCCGGCGCTCGTAGAAATAATTGACGGTCACGGCATTGGCCGAGCTCGGCAAGGCGAGGATCGGGGCCGGACGGACCGGAACCGGAGGCGGCGGCGACTGGCGCTTCTTGGCCTCGGCGGGCGCGGAGAACAGCGACAGCGACGCCACCGCGCTCATCAGGATCGCAGAACCGCGCATCATCTCCCCTTCATCCCCGGCTTTGGTCGAACGAGCTTCGCATGTGCCGGAATTAGCGAGCCCCATCAATCCCTTGCCGCGCCCCGCGAGGGGTACGCCAGCCCGACTGACGACCTGCCGTCTAGCCCCGCCAAGCTGAACAACGGTCGAATGAGGCGCTGGCCGGAGCGGTTTGGAGATGGACCGCAAGGGCCGGAAAACGGGCGATTCCTGACCTGTCCAGCGATCTGAGGCGGCACCCCAAATGGTTTGTCGGAATATGTTGCGCTTCGGCAACAACGGTCGAGCAAATGCCCCGGTGCGCGCTTTAGGATGATGCAGTTTCGGTTCGACGCCTTTATGCCTGCTGCCAGAGTTCAAGCTCGGACGATTCAAGCAAGGGAGCAACAAATGCGTAGGATTCTCCTGGGGGCAGCTGCAGTCTCCGCAATGGTGGCCGCTCCGGCCTATGCCCGCGACGGCGCCGGATATATCGGCCTCGAAGGCGGCGTGATGTGGCCGAAGGATAACGACGGCAACGTGTTGGTCGCGTTCGACGGCGATTTCGCCGGCGACGAGGTCGAGCTTTACGAGGATGCTCTCGGCTTCGGCTACGACCAGGGCATGGATATCGATGCGATCGCCGGATACGACTTCGGTTTCGTCCGCGCCGAAGTCGAGCTTGGCTACAAGCGCGCCAAGGCCGACGACGTCGACGTCTCGGCGGTCCTGATCGAGGACCTCAACGACTATAACGACGCCGACCTCACCGCCGCCAACCTCGCCAACGACAGCCGCCTGGACGACAAGATCCGCGTCTACTCGGCGATGTTCAACCTGCTCGGTGACTTCAGCATCGGCGATCGCCTCGCGCTTTACGCGGGCGGCGGCATCGGCCGCGCCCGGGTCAAGGGCTTCAGCGACGACGACAGCGCCTGGGCCTATCAGCTGATCGCCGGTGCGCGCTTCGGCGTCACTGACTGGCTCGACCTGGGTGTCAAGTATCGCTACTTCCAGACCGGCCATGTCAGCCTTCAGGACACCGTCCTGGCTGGCGGCGAATATGGCGATTCGGCCGTGCAGCCGGAATTCACCGAGAAGTTCCGCTCGCACAGCCTGCTGGCGAGCCTGATCTTGAACTTCGGCGCGGTCGAAGCGGCTCCGCCGCCCCCGCCCCCGCCGCCGCCGCCTCCCCCGCCGCCGCCCCCGGCTCCGGCGACCCAGACCTGCCCGGACGGTTCGGTGATCCTGGCGACCGAGGCGTGCCCGCCTCCGCCGCCGCCGCCGCCGCCGCCGCCGGAACCCGAGCGCGGCTAAGCTTTAGGCTGACGGAAAGATTGGGCCGGTCACCTTCGGGTGGCCGGCCTTTCTTTTTGGGTTGAGTGGCAAGGTCGTCTCTCAGAGCGCCGGCGCGAAGTGAATCCGCGCCGTCGATCCGGTTCGCTTCGCGACCGGTCGGCCGCGCTCGACGTCTCTCTCGCTCAGCGGTGTTCGCTTCGCCCACGCGGCTAAGCTCGGCGCCTCGAATGCAAATGAGGGCGCCGGAAGGGGGAACTTCCAGCGCCCTCATCCGCCCCACGCCCGCCCGGTCCAGGGGCGGGCGCTCCCCTATCGCTGCTCGGGCAGATAGCCCTCGTCGGCCAGATCGCTGAACTTGGTGATACGGCTGTCAAACTTCATGCGCACCTTGCCGGTCGCGCCGTGGCGCTGCTTGGCGATGATCACTTCGGCCTGGCCGTAGATCCGCTGCATCTCCTCCTGCCAGGCGGCGAAGTCGGGATGGTCGTCGGCCGGCTGCTTCGAGGCGAGATAATAGTCGCCGCGGT of Sphingomonas mesophila contains these proteins:
- a CDS encoding outer membrane protein, producing MRRILLGAAAVSAMVAAPAYARDGAGYIGLEGGVMWPKDNDGNVLVAFDGDFAGDEVELYEDALGFGYDQGMDIDAIAGYDFGFVRAEVELGYKRAKADDVDVSAVLIEDLNDYNDADLTAANLANDSRLDDKIRVYSAMFNLLGDFSIGDRLALYAGGGIGRARVKGFSDDDSAWAYQLIAGARFGVTDWLDLGVKYRYFQTGHVSLQDTVLAGGEYGDSAVQPEFTEKFRSHSLLASLILNFGAVEAAPPPPPPPPPPPPPPPPAPATQTCPDGSVILATEACPPPPPPPPPPPEPERG